In Stieleria varia, one genomic interval encodes:
- a CDS encoding FmdB family zinc ribbon protein: protein MPLYLYECNSCSCFHEVLRKMDERDQAFFCEQCGATCERVMTCANLNSKTSECKASTQYRDGTSEIESQINNNTMTNGRVGISVSKGTKVSLSGNRFENIQIPIEFRDD, encoded by the coding sequence ATGCCACTTTATCTATATGAGTGCAACTCTTGTTCGTGCTTTCACGAGGTCTTGCGAAAGATGGATGAGCGAGACCAGGCGTTTTTTTGTGAACAATGTGGAGCGACCTGTGAACGCGTAATGACATGTGCAAATTTGAATTCAAAGACGTCTGAATGCAAAGCGTCAACACAATACCGCGACGGCACTAGTGAAATTGAATCACAGATAAACAATAACACTATGACAAACGGAAGGGTTGGGATCAGTGTTTCCAAAGGAACCAAGGTAAGCTTGTCTGGGAACAGATTTGAAAACATCCAAATTCCAATTGAATTCCGCGATGATTAA
- a CDS encoding transposase encodes MFHKDADYAAFEWILHEALQIHQIELYSFQLMPNHYHLVLRPLVDGEMSRFMAWVGGTHTMRYHSPYHTGGTGHVYQQRYKSFPIQDDAHFFVVCRYVERNALRAGLVERAEDWRWGSLWHWLHAPDPNLLSRWPKSRLPRWTERVNQCLGDEELAACRLSAQRGKPLGDEGCVESIARRLHLESTMRPRGRKRVRFPENPDKEACPLRIRSKWIGPNLK; translated from the coding sequence ATTTTTCACAAAGATGCCGACTACGCTGCTTTCGAGTGGATCCTGCATGAAGCGTTGCAAATTCACCAAATCGAGTTGTATTCCTTCCAGTTGATGCCCAACCACTACCATCTGGTTCTGCGACCGTTGGTCGATGGGGAAATGAGTCGATTCATGGCGTGGGTCGGAGGAACGCACACGATGCGGTATCATTCGCCCTACCACACCGGCGGCACGGGACATGTTTATCAACAACGATACAAGAGCTTTCCGATCCAAGACGATGCGCATTTTTTCGTGGTTTGCCGGTACGTCGAACGCAACGCGTTGCGAGCGGGTTTGGTCGAGCGAGCGGAGGACTGGCGTTGGGGATCGCTATGGCACTGGCTGCACGCTCCGGATCCGAACCTGCTTTCGCGCTGGCCGAAATCGCGGCTTCCCCGTTGGACCGAGCGAGTCAATCAATGCCTCGGCGACGAAGAATTGGCCGCGTGCCGCCTGTCGGCCCAACGTGGCAAGCCGCTGGGCGATGAGGGATGCGTTGAAAGCATTGCCCGCCGTCTTCATCTGGAATCGACCATGCGACCGAGGGGCCGAAAGCGGGTCCGGTTCCCGGAAAATCCCGACAAAGAGGCCTGCCCCCTTAGAATCCGATCAAAGTGGATTGGTCCCAATTTAAAATGA
- a CDS encoding SMI1/KNR4 family protein, translating to MDDEILETWQSIDQWLEKNASIILEKLGGPADSQDLLFLERQIGFPIPDDLSKSLSHHDGETEEEAWLFSNWTLLSASEISDLYTRQRDKQLRSEGAVVESDNRILNVLWAPRWIPFCYDGSGGFLAVDCSPTIEGTNGQIIRTAHDDGNIWVAANLADFLKRFKASLYDGIFEMEDDELEVKSGHSNWWKGEGREDCPIKWCHPPT from the coding sequence ATGGATGACGAGATACTTGAAACTTGGCAGTCAATTGACCAGTGGCTGGAGAAAAATGCTAGCATCATTCTTGAAAAGCTAGGGGGGCCTGCTGACAGTCAGGACTTGCTTTTTCTCGAAAGACAGATTGGGTTCCCAATTCCTGATGATTTGAGTAAATCTCTCTCGCACCACGACGGAGAAACCGAAGAAGAAGCTTGGCTTTTTTCAAACTGGACGCTGCTTTCAGCGAGTGAAATCAGTGATCTCTACACGCGTCAGCGTGACAAGCAATTGCGGTCAGAAGGTGCTGTAGTTGAAAGTGACAACCGAATATTGAACGTCTTGTGGGCACCACGTTGGATTCCATTTTGCTATGACGGGTCAGGAGGATTTCTTGCCGTGGACTGTTCGCCAACCATTGAGGGAACGAATGGCCAAATTATTCGAACCGCCCACGACGATGGAAATATCTGGGTTGCAGCAAACCTCGCCGATTTTCTGAAACGTTTCAAAGCATCGCTATACGATGGAATCTTTGAGATGGAAGACGATGAGCTTGAAGTTAAGTCGGGCCATTCAAATTGGTGGAAAGGGGAAGGACGGGAAGACTGCCCGATCAAATGGTGCCACCCACCAACTTGA
- a CDS encoding redoxin family protein, whose protein sequence is MNLHFRRHGSMRQRCHADASSFALRARFGAHRVLAHPFQILIVAALSVIGFSIVNASSILAADSGFPEEWFFEGMETMRTNLEGNPAIELSTDTWIGDSTTLDDCRGKVVVLDFWATWCGPCVASIPKNIEMVKTHPDDLMFIGMHSATSGWDKAPQMVEDREINYPVVLDTGETGEAYGINAFPTYIIIDRAGIVRAAGVKPTHVKTIVEQLIEESGPARRKLEFAAFDRAWFYAGAERMRAWQDQVGKPARPIKARAWWKPGNQSGSGEVSSEENNDTGAEDNIDAQVAAESESEDGLPNAPEGLRDAELDGVVRVLHFTRPGMAITKMQLKTINEAATKYAPQGVAFVVICDHQSDWDATQAFASEAELNIAMALDAAAQSKIIDETAKPVDETTKPTGVTAEPAVENDDNAASATNPSEVQPREAGRTAQSYHVRVAPVTVVIDRKGRIRATGLKLEQLGEALNLLLAEQAG, encoded by the coding sequence ATGAACCTCCATTTTCGGCGTCACGGTTCTATGCGACAGCGGTGCCATGCGGATGCGTCGAGCTTCGCCCTGAGGGCACGATTCGGGGCACACAGAGTGCTGGCTCATCCGTTTCAAATCTTGATCGTCGCTGCTTTGTCGGTGATCGGTTTCTCAATTGTTAACGCGTCATCCATCCTCGCGGCGGATTCCGGTTTTCCGGAGGAGTGGTTTTTCGAAGGCATGGAAACCATGCGCACGAATCTGGAGGGCAACCCCGCGATCGAATTGTCGACGGACACTTGGATCGGTGACTCGACGACGTTGGACGACTGTCGGGGTAAAGTCGTGGTGCTCGACTTCTGGGCAACATGGTGTGGGCCCTGCGTCGCATCGATCCCCAAGAACATTGAGATGGTGAAGACGCACCCTGACGACCTGATGTTCATTGGCATGCACTCGGCGACATCCGGTTGGGATAAGGCACCGCAGATGGTCGAAGATCGCGAAATCAATTACCCGGTGGTGTTGGACACGGGCGAAACGGGCGAAGCGTACGGGATCAATGCCTTCCCCACCTACATCATCATTGACCGCGCGGGGATCGTCCGCGCAGCAGGCGTGAAGCCGACTCATGTCAAGACGATCGTCGAACAGTTGATCGAGGAGTCTGGACCGGCAAGACGAAAATTGGAGTTTGCCGCGTTTGATCGCGCGTGGTTCTACGCAGGCGCCGAGAGGATGAGGGCTTGGCAAGACCAAGTCGGCAAGCCTGCACGGCCGATCAAGGCGCGGGCGTGGTGGAAACCCGGCAACCAGTCTGGCAGTGGTGAAGTGTCGTCCGAGGAAAACAACGACACTGGCGCAGAAGATAACATCGATGCGCAGGTCGCTGCCGAATCGGAGAGCGAAGACGGACTACCGAACGCTCCCGAGGGATTGCGTGACGCAGAGCTCGACGGTGTTGTTCGTGTGCTGCATTTCACCCGACCGGGAATGGCGATCACGAAGATGCAACTCAAGACGATCAATGAAGCGGCGACCAAGTATGCTCCGCAGGGTGTCGCTTTTGTTGTGATCTGTGATCACCAAAGCGATTGGGATGCGACTCAGGCCTTTGCATCAGAGGCGGAACTGAACATTGCCATGGCGTTGGACGCGGCCGCCCAGTCCAAGATCATCGATGAAACTGCGAAGCCCGTTGATGAAACTACGAAGCCCACGGGCGTGACCGCCGAGCCCGCGGTTGAAAATGACGACAACGCCGCCTCAGCGACGAATCCGTCTGAAGTTCAGCCGCGTGAAGCTGGCCGAACGGCTCAGAGCTATCATGTCCGTGTTGCACCGGTCACTGTCGTCATCGATCGCAAGGGGCGTATCAGAGCGACGGGACTGAAACTCGAGCAGCTCGGCGAAGCGCTGAATTTGCTCTTGGCCGAACAGGCGGGCTAG
- a CDS encoding AAA family ATPase, translated as MSDTLVETSSDLSMSPDGVFEPVAPFAKAVIEQVGQTVVGQTEVVERVLIALLTGGHLLLEGVPGIAKTLLVQSVGKAIDLQFKRVQFTIDLLPSDILGSEILDQQSGQFHIHKGPVFTNLLLADEINRASPKVQSALLEAMQERRVSIGDETHILPAPFLVIATQNPVEQAGTFELPEAQLDRFMMCHRLRYPTPAEETEVVRRALKLKLQRQGDGAVPQSMFDAISDEHKLSVGDLTQAMTQVQAVHVSEVFIHDCVKLINATRDHKDLVLGCSPRAVLSLVQAARARAFIYGRSYVVPEDLFTLAEDVILHRVRLSYEALAEGLTLKSMLDQLLNEML; from the coding sequence ATGTCTGACACTCTTGTTGAAACGTCATCGGACTTGAGCATGTCACCCGACGGAGTATTTGAGCCGGTCGCGCCTTTTGCGAAAGCCGTGATCGAGCAGGTCGGACAAACCGTCGTCGGCCAGACCGAAGTCGTTGAGCGGGTTTTGATCGCGTTGTTGACGGGAGGACACTTGCTTTTGGAGGGCGTTCCGGGGATCGCAAAAACGCTGCTGGTGCAGTCGGTGGGCAAGGCGATCGATTTGCAGTTCAAACGTGTGCAGTTCACGATCGATTTGTTGCCCTCAGATATCTTGGGCTCCGAGATTTTGGATCAGCAGTCTGGCCAGTTTCATATTCATAAGGGCCCGGTTTTCACCAACTTATTGCTGGCCGACGAAATCAATCGTGCTTCACCCAAAGTGCAGTCGGCGCTGTTGGAGGCGATGCAAGAGCGACGCGTATCGATCGGTGACGAGACCCACATCTTGCCCGCTCCCTTTCTTGTCATTGCAACTCAAAACCCCGTCGAGCAAGCTGGGACGTTCGAGTTGCCCGAAGCCCAGTTGGACCGGTTCATGATGTGCCACCGGCTGCGTTATCCCACACCAGCGGAAGAAACCGAGGTGGTGCGTCGTGCCTTGAAGCTGAAGCTGCAACGGCAGGGTGATGGTGCGGTGCCTCAGTCGATGTTCGACGCGATCAGCGATGAGCACAAATTGAGCGTCGGCGATTTGACACAGGCAATGACACAGGTTCAGGCTGTTCACGTCAGCGAGGTCTTCATTCACGACTGTGTCAAATTGATCAACGCAACGCGGGACCACAAGGACTTGGTTCTCGGTTGCAGTCCTCGCGCGGTCCTGAGCTTGGTCCAAGCCGCACGGGCGCGCGCATTCATCTACGGACGAAGCTATGTGGTGCCGGAGGATTTGTTTACTTTGGCCGAAGACGTGATCTTGCACCGCGTCCGTTTGAGCTATGAAGCGCTCGCTGAAGGGCTAACGCTAAAGTCCATGTTGGATCAATTGCTCAACGAAATGCTTTGA
- a CDS encoding DUF58 domain-containing protein, with amino-acid sequence MNAASSQFETLPSPDILSRANFELVVRRIADDIAFGTDDSLFVGSGLEYAQSRPYEPGDPVRQIDWKLSARMPVAYVKQHETLKRIAMYIVVDTSASMSVSSTPLSKHGLAVWAAAAIGLVGVRRLSPVSVLSAGSRHGRSRSDGVPSLSPDDLWRDLEPLRAHDVDEDTELAERLNALSVRLTRRSLLVVLSDLHDPDALTALRQLGHQHDVVVLHLQDPAEAGGLRAGYFRGTEAESGQAFLADGRQRWRDDCTLARDLAGADVSYLKLVTHRPLLSPLRQFLLTRAMLMRGQR; translated from the coding sequence ATGAACGCCGCCTCAAGCCAATTCGAAACGCTGCCGAGCCCCGACATCTTGTCGCGTGCCAATTTTGAATTGGTCGTTCGACGCATCGCCGATGATATCGCATTTGGCACCGATGACTCACTGTTTGTCGGATCTGGTTTGGAGTATGCCCAGTCGCGTCCGTACGAACCGGGTGATCCCGTCCGACAGATTGACTGGAAATTGAGTGCCAGGATGCCGGTTGCCTATGTCAAGCAGCACGAAACGCTCAAACGCATCGCGATGTATATCGTCGTCGACACGTCCGCATCGATGAGCGTTTCGTCCACACCGCTGAGCAAACATGGGCTGGCGGTGTGGGCCGCCGCGGCGATCGGATTGGTCGGAGTGCGTCGACTGAGTCCCGTCAGTGTGCTGAGCGCTGGCTCACGCCACGGACGATCACGTAGCGATGGTGTCCCCAGCTTGTCACCGGACGATTTATGGCGTGACCTGGAGCCCCTACGTGCTCACGACGTCGACGAGGACACTGAGCTTGCCGAGCGATTGAATGCGCTGTCAGTGCGACTGACACGCCGGAGCCTGCTGGTGGTGCTGAGTGACTTGCACGACCCGGATGCCTTGACCGCTCTGCGCCAGTTGGGACATCAGCACGACGTCGTGGTGCTGCACCTCCAGGATCCTGCTGAGGCCGGAGGTTTACGAGCCGGATATTTTCGCGGCACCGAGGCAGAGTCTGGCCAAGCATTCCTGGCCGATGGCAGACAGCGTTGGCGAGATGATTGCACCCTTGCTCGTGACTTGGCCGGCGCGGACGTCAGCTATCTAAAACTGGTCACGCACCGTCCATTGCTTTCACCGCTGCGACAGTTCTTGCTGACGCGTGCGATGCTGATGCGGGGGCAACGATGA
- a CDS encoding vWA domain-containing protein, which yields MPFDHESHASRPWLAALLRGAELLPAVLLAVAVILIARPQVLQVPDRDRVATHITVCMDVSGSMSVGMGDQNRYESAAAAIQSFTYAREGDAIGLTLFGSWPLRWVPLTKDLQVIRNALAFANPRNQPRGMGGTMIGSALTYCADNMQREAARLDGTDVGHQSVDQWKRDRAAEQLFRRASLGSSATMGPSARGTASSIPGTSDRLLILVSDGASGDLNGQDQIDRISQRLNDAGITMYHIHIGSDTIPAPVSSIARATGGDAFLATNSDGIRLIFNHIDQMQPARFVANASIPVDYFEPFVLIGAVALLLYALSLLKWRYTPW from the coding sequence ATGCCTTTCGATCATGAGTCGCACGCATCACGTCCCTGGTTGGCCGCGTTGTTGCGTGGGGCAGAGCTGTTGCCTGCGGTGCTGCTGGCGGTGGCAGTCATTTTGATCGCCCGGCCTCAGGTGTTGCAGGTTCCGGATCGGGACCGCGTTGCCACACACATCACCGTGTGCATGGATGTCTCCGGCAGTATGAGCGTCGGGATGGGGGATCAAAATCGATACGAAAGCGCGGCCGCCGCGATCCAGTCGTTTACTTATGCCCGAGAAGGTGACGCGATCGGACTGACCTTGTTCGGTTCCTGGCCACTGCGATGGGTGCCGCTGACCAAAGACCTGCAGGTGATCCGCAATGCATTGGCATTTGCCAATCCGCGAAACCAGCCCCGAGGCATGGGCGGCACGATGATCGGATCGGCATTGACCTATTGCGCCGATAACATGCAACGTGAGGCGGCGAGGTTGGATGGGACGGATGTCGGTCATCAAAGTGTTGATCAGTGGAAACGAGATCGGGCGGCGGAGCAGTTGTTTCGTCGGGCTTCGCTGGGTTCTTCGGCAACGATGGGGCCCTCGGCTCGCGGAACCGCTTCATCAATTCCGGGCACCAGCGATCGCTTATTGATTCTTGTCTCTGACGGGGCGAGTGGCGACCTGAACGGGCAAGATCAAATCGACCGGATCTCGCAACGGCTCAATGACGCTGGCATCACGATGTATCACATTCACATCGGCAGCGACACAATCCCGGCTCCGGTGTCGAGCATTGCCAGGGCGACCGGAGGCGACGCGTTTCTCGCAACAAATTCCGATGGAATCAGATTGATCTTCAATCATATCGACCAGATGCAACCGGCACGGTTCGTCGCCAACGCGTCGATCCCGGTCGATTACTTTGAACCCTTCGTGCTGATCGGCGCCGTTGCCTTGCTACTCTACGCGTTGAGCCTCTTGAAATGGAGGTACACGCCTTGGTAA
- a CDS encoding vWA domain-containing protein — MVISPLVTAILAALSCIAIVAIAEWLHAARTHRVAKLAFGATGRPAAWARLVPLIRVTTMGLIAWGLAILFCEPPRVADVQPSPEASKHVLVCLDSSPSMFLEDAGLRQPDNNELQQRMVRGGEVIQAVLDRLDGENTRITVFGVYTKAVPIVEETFDKAVVQNLFDGLPVYTAFAPGPTQLSSTISDAIEYARRWPDGSALLLVVSDGDSTDKTPIRAVPKAIADTLVIGLGQTSQATTIAGHASRQDAESLRALASQLRGTYFDANIRHLPSELLSRLSIIQPRVADGVGLREAAVVAVCFGATLLSILLPTLSLLGAPRRESAAVHSMQSPLAAHSGELV, encoded by the coding sequence TTGGTAATCAGCCCACTGGTCACAGCCATCTTGGCAGCGTTGAGCTGCATTGCAATTGTTGCCATCGCCGAATGGTTGCACGCAGCCCGAACGCATCGAGTCGCAAAGCTTGCCTTTGGAGCTACGGGGCGACCTGCGGCCTGGGCTAGGCTGGTGCCGTTGATCCGCGTGACGACGATGGGATTGATCGCTTGGGGGCTTGCGATTCTGTTTTGCGAGCCGCCACGCGTCGCAGATGTCCAGCCGTCCCCGGAGGCGTCCAAGCACGTGTTGGTTTGTCTGGATTCGTCACCCAGTATGTTTTTAGAGGACGCCGGGCTGAGGCAGCCTGACAACAACGAGTTGCAGCAGAGAATGGTCCGTGGCGGCGAAGTCATCCAAGCGGTTTTGGATCGATTGGATGGGGAGAACACACGTATCACGGTGTTCGGTGTTTACACCAAGGCCGTACCGATCGTCGAAGAGACGTTTGACAAAGCCGTCGTGCAGAATCTGTTTGACGGTTTGCCTGTCTACACCGCGTTCGCGCCAGGTCCGACTCAGCTTTCCTCCACCATCTCGGATGCGATCGAGTACGCGCGGCGATGGCCTGATGGTTCTGCACTATTGCTCGTGGTCAGCGACGGGGACAGCACGGACAAAACACCGATCCGAGCGGTACCAAAAGCGATCGCTGACACACTGGTGATCGGGCTGGGACAAACCAGTCAAGCAACTACGATCGCCGGCCATGCTTCACGTCAAGATGCCGAATCATTGCGGGCACTCGCCAGCCAACTGCGCGGCACCTATTTTGACGCCAACATTCGACACCTGCCGAGCGAGCTGCTGAGCCGATTGTCAATCATCCAGCCGCGTGTCGCCGACGGCGTCGGGTTACGCGAAGCGGCGGTGGTGGCGGTGTGTTTTGGGGCGACGCTGCTGTCGATCCTCTTGCCGACGCTCAGCCTGCTTGGTGCACCACGGCGGGAATCAGCGGCGGTCCACTCGATGCAGTCTCCGCTTGCCGCACATTCAGGAGAACTTGTCTGA
- a CDS encoding lactate/malate dehydrogenase family protein, whose translation MKITIVGTGKVGSAIAFANVMNPMASELMLVNRTREKAEGDALDLSHASALRNSNMRISAGDIPDSEGSDIIVFTSSVPYGDPNRKRSELASDNHALLKEWIPALAKFSPGAVLIIVSNPVDALTYAAIELSGFDPCRVIGTGTLLDSVRYRAMLSDTLKIHSDDIRAYILGEHGDTQFAASSIAMTGGERFYPNDVSQQIFQRTVGMGYQVSKLKGYTNYGIALATMQILDSIVYDLRHTMPLSVLIDGFCEVTDVCLSLPAVIGREGVTRVIRPQLTAEEQDAFRRSAESVRKTISLMRAV comes from the coding sequence ATGAAAATCACGATCGTCGGCACGGGCAAAGTCGGCTCGGCCATCGCCTTTGCAAACGTCATGAACCCCATGGCCAGCGAGTTGATGTTGGTCAACCGGACACGTGAAAAAGCCGAGGGCGACGCGTTGGACTTGTCACACGCCAGCGCGCTGCGGAATAGCAACATGCGGATTTCCGCTGGCGACATTCCAGACTCTGAGGGCTCCGACATCATCGTGTTCACTTCATCCGTCCCCTACGGAGACCCCAATCGCAAACGTAGTGAATTGGCGAGCGACAATCACGCACTGCTAAAAGAATGGATTCCTGCGTTGGCCAAGTTCAGTCCTGGTGCTGTCCTGATCATCGTTTCCAATCCGGTTGATGCGTTGACGTACGCGGCGATTGAGCTGTCTGGGTTTGATCCCTGTCGAGTGATCGGTACAGGCACATTGCTCGACAGTGTTCGCTACCGAGCCATGCTATCGGACACGTTAAAGATCCACTCGGATGACATCAGGGCATACATTCTCGGCGAACACGGTGACACCCAGTTTGCGGCAAGCTCGATTGCGATGACCGGCGGCGAACGGTTTTACCCGAACGACGTATCCCAGCAAATCTTTCAACGCACCGTCGGCATGGGATATCAAGTCTCCAAACTGAAGGGCTACACGAACTACGGGATTGCCCTGGCGACGATGCAAATCCTTGATTCCATCGTTTACGACTTGCGGCACACGATGCCTCTGAGCGTGCTGATCGACGGATTTTGCGAAGTCACCGATGTTTGTCTATCGCTCCCCGCAGTCATCGGTCGGGAAGGTGTCACCCGTGTCATCCGCCCTCAGCTGACTGCGGAGGAACAGGACGCATTTCGTCGTTCCGCAGAATCCGTTCGCAAAACGATCTCGCTAATGAGGGCGGTTTAG